The following are from one region of the Remersonia thermophila strain ATCC 22073 chromosome 6, whole genome shotgun sequence genome:
- a CDS encoding mitochondrial 54S ribosomal protein uL16m, producing MRPNTSSALLSAFRALRISPATPLRPSLPIAAPALRPSLQPATTTTTQNSHVRLFSATAIRAGNWLEPNLPRKKKMRKGRPRVPTGGSTKGTTVVWGDYGLRMCDHHRRISAAQLKMAEDTIKQRLRGQKFRLYKRVACNVGVFVSGNEMRMGKGKGAFDHWAARVAVNQIIFEIRGLLHEQVIRDAFRLAGNKLPGQYEFVKKGDAPVVGITKLEGVTLEELKQPWKKLREAKAAAPSSVPPTASSSAPPPA from the exons ATGCGGCCAaacacctcgtcggcgctccTCAGTGCCTTCCGGGCGCTGAGGATATCCCCAGCCACCCCTCTCCGCCCTTCCCTCCCGATTGCCGCCCCCGCCTTGCGCCCCTCCCTgcagccggcgacgacgacgacgacgcaaaACAGCCATGTCAGGCtcttctcggcgacggcaatCCGTGCGGGCAACTGGCTGGAGCCCAACCTCCCccgcaagaagaagatgaggaagggccggccgcgggtgCCGACGGGAGGATCTACCAAGGGCACCACGGTGGTCTGGGGCGACTACGGCCTGCGCATGTGcgaccatcaccgccgcaTCAGCGCCGCGCAGctcaagatggccgaggatACCATCAAGCAGCGGTTGCGTGGGCAAAAGTTCCGCCTGTACAAGAGGGTGGCTTGCAACGTGGGCGTGTTCGTCAGCGGAAACGAG ATGAGAATGGGTAAGGGCAAGGGTGCCTTCGACCACTGGGCCGCCAGGGTGGCGGTCAACCAGATCATTTTTGAGATCCGGGGTTTGCTGCACGAACAGGTCATCCGAGATGCCTTCCGGCTGGCCGGTAACAAGCTGCCAG GGCAGTACGAGTTTGTGAAGAAGGGCGACGCGCCGGTCGTCGGGATTACGAAACTGGAGGGCGTCACGTTGGAGGAGCTCAAGCAACCATGGAAGAAGCTCCgagaggccaaggccgccgccccctcgaGCGTGCCAcccacggcgtcgagctcggcgccgcccccggcctaA